The Primulina eburnea isolate SZY01 chromosome 6, ASM2296580v1, whole genome shotgun sequence genome contains a region encoding:
- the LOC140834661 gene encoding uncharacterized protein, with protein sequence MWLAMHSIKTRYHIFWCLLSGYVSVFVLSQSLSRSDEPAFMLGGSDDRCSPGETQTTAITQFQKSRFFNLYDNYLSCEELKGVGSFNTTCFLNSNLYTNSDIYVVGAGNLEILPYVQIVCPIEGCTISFNLSGNVKVGENASIVAGTVVFSALSLALEFNSSLNTSALGGLPPSQTSGTPVGYDGGGGGHGGRGASCLKTNVTNFWGGDVYAWTTLSKPWAYGSNGGGTSDDHKFGGNGGGRVWLDVKDVLHINGSVLAEGGDGGSLGGGGSGGSIVVQAPKLKGFGIISASGGLGLGGGGGGRISMNCYSKQEDVKVTVHGGYSIGCSWNGGAAGTYFDASVLSLRVDNDNVTTETETPLLDFSTSPLWTNVYIENNAKVLVPLLWTRVQVRGQISLYNRSSIIFGLHDFPVSEFELVAEELLISDSIIKVYGAFRVSVKMLLMLNSQIRVDGGGNSDVAISVLEVRNLVVLKNNSVIISNANLALYGQGLLQLTGQGDAIKGQRLSLSLFYNITVGPGSLLQAPLDDDDSRSLVTRSLCGSSTCPIDLITPPDDCHVNYTLSFSMQVCRVEDILVSGIIKGSVVHIHRARTIIVDNNGTITASELGCKTGVGRGNYSNGAGAGAGHGGRGGSGFFNGITSEGGCKYGSADLPCELGSGTASINKSDGYVAGGGMIVIGSRQWPLQKLDNYGFISADGQSCHNPARNHNGTLVGGLGGGSGGTILLFLQSLSLAKNSSFSVLGGYGGILGGGGGGGGRIHFHWSKIAVGEEYIPLASVDGTIELSGGAGSGDGLRGEKGTITGKQCPKGLYGTFCTECPVGTYKDVEGSDPNLCRTCSLELLPARAYYIYMRGGVTQSHCPYKCISDKYRTSKCYTPFEELIYTFGGPWPFSLLLLCVVMLLALLLSTLRIKLIGSGNSYDSANSLEHHSDNRFPYLLSLSDVRGSRAEETQSHVHRMYFMGPNTFREPWHLPYSPPSAIFEIVYEDAFNRFIDEINSVATYEWWEGSVHSILSVLAYPCAWSWKQWRRRNKIQRLQEFVKSEYDHSCLRSCRSRALYKGMKVGATPDLMVSYIDFFLGGDEKRLDMVTSIRKRFPMRIIFGGDGSYMSPYNLYSDTLLTNLIAQHVPSTVWNRLVAGLNAQLRTVRHGSIRTSLLPVMNWLRSHGTPQLEFHGVKVELGWFQVTASGYYQLGIIVVAGDYSLYDLQQSECLERSDSFARNFAAGTQSSVKLSEESQVYNNHLLSRKRITGGFNGGIINEASLKSLVYKRDYLYPFSMLLLNTRPVGRQETVQLMITIVLLADLLVTLLMLFLFYWISLGAFLAVLLILPLSLLSPFPAGLNALFSNGPRRASLARVYALWNASSISNIGVAFICGLIHYVTTSVDSQQKGSILHSREDDKWWLLPTILLLFKAIQARFVDWNIANLEVKDYSLFSPDPDTFWAYESVL encoded by the exons AAAACTCGGTATCATATTTTCTGGTGCCTGTTGTCTGGATATGTTTCAGTATTTGTTCTCTCCCAGTCATTGAGCAGGTCTGACGAACCGGCATTCATGTTGGGAGGATCAGATGATCGATGTTCACCGGGTGAAACTCAAACCACAGCCATTACCCAGTTTCAGAAATCCAGATTTTTTAACCTTTATGATAATTACCTCTCTTGTGAGGAATTGAAAGGAGTTGGTTCATTCAACACCACCTGTTTTCTCAATTCGAATCTGTATACGAATTCTGATATTTATGTAGTTGGCGCTGGAAATCTGGAGATACTTCCTTATGTACAAATTGTTTGTCCAATAGAAGGCTGTACTATAAGTTTTAATTTATCAGGCAATGTCAAAGTTGGTGAAAATGCTTCCATAGTTGCTGGAACTGTTGTTTTTTCTGCTCTCAGTCTGGCTTTGGAGTTTAATTCTTCTCTGAATACCTCTGCATTAGGCGGATTACCACCTTCTCAGACCAGTGGAACACCAGTTGGCTATGATGGAGGTGGTGGGGGGCATGGTGGGCGGGGAGCATCCTGTCTGAAAACTAATGTCACAAACTTCTGGGGTGGAGATGTCTATGCATGGACAACTTTATCTAAGCCATGGGCTTATGGTAGTAATGGCGGTGGCACGTCAGATGACCACAAATTTGGGGGAAATGGTGGCGGGCGTGTCTGGCTTGATGTGAAAGATGTTCTTCATATAAATGGATCTGTACTGGCAGAAGGTGGGGATGGAGGTTCACTTGGAGGTGGTGGATCAGGTGGAAGTATTGTTGTACAAGCTCCAAAACT GAAGGGCTTTGGTATTATCAGTGCTTCGGGCGGGCTGGGActtggtggaggtggaggtggtagGATATCAATGAACTGTTACAGCAAACAAGAGGATGTAAAAGTCACAGTGCATG GTGGGTACAGTATCGGTTGTTCTTGGAATGGTGGGGCGGCAGGTACTTACTTTGATGCATCTGTGCTGAGTTTACGTGTTGACAACGACAATGTGACCACAGAAACAGAAACACCTTTACTGGATTTTTCTACTAGCCCATTGTGGACAAATGTTTATATTGAGAACAATGCAAAAGTTTTGGTTCCTCTCCTTTGGACAAGAGTTCAG GTGAGAGGTCAGATAAGCCTGTACAATAGAAGCAGCATAATCTTTGGATTGCATGATTTTCCGGTATCCGAATTCGAGCTTGTTGCAGAGGAACTTCTAATTAGTGATTCCATAATAAAG GTCTATGGTGCTTTTAGGGTATCTGTAAAAATGTTACTCATGTTAAACTCTCAAATCCGAGTTGATGGTGGTGGAAACTCAGATGTTGCCATCTCGGTTCTTGAAGTAAGAAATCTTGTTGTTCTGAAG AATAACTCTGTCATCATTTCAAATGCAAACTTGGCTCTATATGGTCAAGGTCTTTTACAGCTAACTGGTCAGGGTGATGCAATCAAAGGCCAAAGACTTTCCTTGTCACTTTTTTATAATATTACC GTTGGCCCTGGATCTTTACTTCAAGCTCCATTGGATGATGATGACAGTAGAAGCTT ggtGACTAGATCTCTTTGTGGGAGTTCGACATGCCCAATTGATCTGATAACTCCGCCAGATGATTGTCATGTTAATTACACATTGTCGTTCTCTATGCAA GTTTGTCGCGTTGAAGATATTCTGGTGAGTGGAATTATAAAAGGAAGTGTTGTTCACATACACAGGGCAAGGACCATCATCGTGGACAATAACGGCACAATAACAGCATCAGAATTAG GTTGCAAAACTGGTGTTGGGAGGGGTAACTACTCAAATGGAGCCGGTGCCGGTGCCGGACATGGTGGGAGAGGTGGATCAGGATTTTTCAATGGCATTACGAGTGAAGGTGGTTGCAAATATGGAAGCGCTGATCTTCCTTGTGAGTTGGGTAGCGGAACCGCGAGCATTAATAAATCTGACGGATATGTGGCTGGTGGTGGGATGATAG TGATAGGATCTAGACAATGGCCACTTCAAAAGCTTGACAACTACGGGTTTATCAGTGCTGATGGCCAAAGTTGTCATAATCCGGCTCGCAACCATAATGGTACTCTTGTTGGTGGACTTGGTGGAGGTTCTGGTGGGActattcttctttttcttcaatCTCTGTCACTCGCAAAGAACTCCTCTTTCTCTGTGCTAGGAGGCTATGGTGGCATTTTGGGTGggggtggaggtggtggtggaagAATTCATTTTCATTGGTCTAAGATAGCGGTTGGAGAGGAATATATTCCTCTCGCATCTGTGGATGGCACCATTGAATTAAG TGGTGGTGCTGGGAGTGGAGATGGACTTCGTGGGGAGAAGGGTACCATTACGGGGAAGCAATGCCCCAAAGGCCTGTATGGTACATTCTGTACA GAGTGCCCTGTCGGAACGTACAAGGATGTTGAAGGATCTGATCCAAATCTTTGTAGGACTTGTTCCCTTGAGCTCCTTCCCGCTCGtgcttattatatatatatgagag GTGGAGTCACCCAATCACATTGTCCTTATAAATGCATATCTGACAAATACAGAACATCTAAGTGCTACACACCTTTTGAGGAGCTGATATATACATTTGGTGGCCCCTGGCCTTTTTCCTTACTCCTGTTGTGTGTTGTCATGCTCCTAGCTTTATTGTTAAGTACTCTAAGAATCAAACTGATTGGATCAGGAAACTCATATGACAGTGCGAATTCTCTCGAACATCATTCTGACAATCGTTTTCCTTATCTACTTTCATTATCTGAT GTTCGTGGTTCCCGAGCAGAAGAAACTCAGAGTCATGTACATAGGATGTATTTTATGGGTCCAAATACGTTTAGAGAACCTTGGCATCTCCCATACTCTCCCCCCTCAGCAATATTTGAGATTGT GTATGAAGATGCTTTTAACAGATTCATAGATGAGATAAACTCTGTTGCCACGTATGAATGGTGGGAAGGGTCAGTACATAGCATACTTTCGGTCCTCGCATATCCCTGTGCCTGGTCCTGGAAACAGTGGCGTAGGAGAAATAAAATACAGCGGCTTCAGGAGTTTGTCAAGTCTGAATATGACCATTCTTGTCTCCGTTCTTGCCGATCACGTGCTCTGTACAAAGGAATGAAG GTTGGGGCAACACCTGACTTGATGGTTTCATATATTGATTTTTTCCTTGGTGGTGATGAGAAACGTTTGGACATGGTAACCAGCATACGGAAAAGATTTCCTATGCGAATTATTTTTGGCGGGGATGGTAGTTATATGTCACCATATAATCTATACAGTGACACATTATTGACAAATCTCATTGCCCAG CATGtaccttcaactgtctggaatCGCCTGGTTGCTGGTTTGAATGCTCAGCTGAGGACAGTGAGGCATGGGTCTATTCGCACCTCTTTACTTCCCGTTATGAATTGGCTTAGGAGCCACGGAACACCCCAACTTGAGTTTCACGGGGTCAAAGTTGAGCTTGGGTGGTTCCAAGTCACAGCCAGTGGGTATTACCAGTTGGGTATAATTGTGGTGGCTGGAGATTATAGTCTATATGATCTTCAGCAGTCCGAGTGTTTGGAACGCAGCGATTCATTCGCCAG GAACTTTGCTGCTGGGACACAAAGTAGTGTCAAGCTATCAGAAGAGAGTCAGGTTTACAATAACCATTTGTTATCGCGCAAAAGGATTACTGGAGGATTCAATGGTGGTATAATAAATGAAGCTTCCTTAAAATCACTGGTGTATAAGAGGGATTACCTCTATCCATTTTCTATGCTATTGCTCAACACTCGGCCTGTTGGCCGACAG GAGACTGTGCAGCTTATGATTACTATCGTGCTCTTGGCCGACCTTTTGGTTACTCTTCTTATGCTGTTTCTGTTCTACTGGATATCTCTTGGGGCTTTTCTAGCTGTGCTTCTTATCCTTCCCCTATCTCTGCTCTCTCCCTTTCCAGCAGGCTTGAATGCCTTATTCAGTAATGGACCTAGAAGAGCTTCACTTGCTCGTGTTTATGCCTTGTGGAATGCTAGCTCAATCTCAAACATT GGTGTGGCATTTATCTGTGGCCTGATTCATTATGTGACCACCTCGGTGGATTCCCAGCAAAAGGGGAGCATTTTGCATTCAAG GGAAGATGACAAATGGTGGCTTTTGCCAACAATTCTCTTGCTATTCAAGGCAATTCAAGCTCGATTTGTTGATTGGAATATTGCAAATCTAGAAGTCAAAGATTACTCACTCTTCAGTCCAGATCCTGATACCTTTTGGGCGTACGAATCTGTTTTGTGA
- the LOC140834663 gene encoding probable inactive shikimate kinase like 2, chloroplastic has translation MLSANAQGKMAASVNSFVLSPNPPPCFFPAPASISLLTPKFLVLATRFPSILPLVSAVPVNQRSRHTQLCCATPAVSTDTTHYEFHDDSTEVELRLELGSESISPKDIFVDANDTSLVIKVQQSGYIRTLLDTDSLYGVIKPAETIWYIDEAQLVVNLKKHDPELKWPDIMESWESLTAGVMQLLKGASIFLVGESADINHKIARELAVGLGYTPLSTQELLEAYTKQSIDSWVIAEGTEAVAEAEDAILENLSRQARAVVATIGGEYGAARRPNKWRHIFAGFTVWLSQSEALDEKSATEEAKRHIQDGLQGYANAEVVMKLGGWDANYSKTIAQALLSALKRLILSDKNIPDKKSLYIRLGCRGDWPNIKLPAGWDPSTGTDVSISASM, from the exons ATGCTATCCGCAAATGCACAGGGCAAAATGGCTGCATCTGTGAACAGCTTCGTCCTTTCACCAAATCCACCACCATGTTTCTTTCCTGCTCCTGCTTCTATCTCTTTATTAACACCAAAATTCTTGGTTCTTGCAACCCGCTTTCCTTCGATTCTTCCCCTTGTTTCTGCTGTTCCTGTGAACCAGCGAAGCAGGCACACGCAACTCTGCTGCGCCACTCCGGCTGTCTCCACGGACACAACCCATTACGAG TTTCATGACGATTCAACTGAGGTAGAGCTGAGATTGGAGCTAGGCAGTGAAAGCATAAGTCCCAAGGATATCTTTGTAGATGCAAATGATACCTCTTTGGTCATTAAAGTGCAGCAATCAGGGTACATAAGGACTCTCTTGGATACTGATAGTCTCTATGGAGTCATAAAGCCTGCGGAAACGATATG GTACATAGATGAAGCTCAACTGGTGGTTAACTTGAAGAAGCATGACCCAGAATTAAAATGGCCCGACATTATGGAATCCTGGGAGTCATTAACTGCGGGAGTCATGCAACTATTGAAAGGAGCTTCAATCTTCTTAGTTGGAGAATCGGCTGACATAAACCACAAGATTGCTCGAGAACTAGCTGTTGGTCTTGG ATACACTCCGCTCAGTACACAGGAGCTGCTAGAAGCATATACTAAGCAATCCATCGATTCAT GGGTGATTGCAGAGGGCACTGAAGCTGTTGCAGAAGCAGAAGATGCTATATTAGAGAATCTTAGTCG TCAAGCCCGAGCTGTTGTTGCAACAATTGGAGGGGAATATGGTGCTGCCAGGAGGCCTAATAAATGGCGGCATATTTTTGCAGGATTTACTGTTTGGCTGTCTCAGTCTGAAGCTCTTG ATGAAAAGTCGGCAACAGAGGAGGCCAAGAGACACATCCAAGATGGTCTTCAAGGTTACGCAAATGCTGAAGTGGTCATGAAGCTTGGAGGTTGGGATGCCAATTACTCCAAAACTATCGCCCAGGCTTTACTCAGCGCTCTAAAACGTTTGATATTATCAGATAAAAATATTCCAG ATAAAAAGAGCCTGTATATAAGATTGGGATGCCGAGGGGACTGGCCTAACATCAAACTTCCTGCTGGCTGGGATCCATCCACGGGAACTGATGTTTCTATTTCTGCATCAATGTGA
- the LOC140834664 gene encoding protein CANDIDATE G-PROTEIN COUPLED RECEPTOR 7-like, whose amino-acid sequence MCLLLLILFSVASLTGAEIRHSEIRNDDRPIIAFDEFGFTHRGQLQLNITKLSLSGPQNPDTSILSKLGFFLCTRDAWIHVLQQIEDAEITCALGSDSVEKVFTFDALPNPIPTVWNFLYSESDADRYTLVFANCLPQLKISMNVRSEMYNLEGGKSDRRDYLSAGKTVLPRVYFLFSMIYFALSAFWISVLYKKRLTVFGIHFFMLSVVVLKALNLLCEAEDKSYIKRTGSAHGWDVLFYIFSFLKGITLFTLIVLIGTGWSFLKPYLQDKEKKVLMIVIPLQVVANIAQVVIDETGPYGQDWVTWKQVFLLVDVVCCCAVLFPIVWSIKNLREAARTDGKAAVNLMKLTLFRQYYIVVICYIYFTRVVVYALETITSYKYLWTSIVAGEVATLAFYVFTGYKFKPEAHNPYFVIDDEEEEAAAEQMKLDDEFEL is encoded by the coding sequence ATGTGTCTGCTTCTCCTGATTCTCTTCTCCGTCGCTTCACTCACCGGAGCAGAGATCCGCCACTCGGAGATCCGGAACGATGATCGACCGATAATCGCCTTCGACGAGTTTGGATTCACTCACCGGGGTCAGCTGCAGCTCAACATCACCAAGCTCTCTCTGTCCGGCCCGCAGAATCCCGACACCTCCATCCTCTCCAAGTTAGGATTCTTCCTCTGCACGCGCGACGCATGGATCCATGTACTTCAGCAAATAGAGGATGCGGAGATCACCTGTGCTCTGGGATCCGATTCAGTCGAGAAAGTCTTCACCTTTGATGCGCTACCCAATCCCATTCCCACCGTGTGGAATTTTCTCTACTCTGAATCAGATGCGGATCGGTACACTCTTGTCTTTGCTAATTGCCTTCCTCAGCTAAAAATCTCCATGAATGTGCGCTCCGAAATGTACAACCTGGAAGGCGGCAAGTCCGACAGGCGTGATTATCTCTCGGCGGGTAAAACGGTCTTGCCTAGGGTTTATTTCCTCTTCTCCATGATCTATTTTGCTTTGTCTGCGTTTTGGATCAGTGTTCTCTACAAGAAGAGGTTGACTGTCTTTGGGATCCATTTCTTTATGTTGTCGGTGGTGGTTTTGAAAGCGTTGAATTTGCTATGCGAGGCTGAGGATAAATCTTATATCAAACGCACAGGGTCTGCCCACGGGTGGGATGTTCTGTTTTACATTTTCAGTTTCTTGAAGGGTATTACTCTGTTTACTTTAATTGTCTTGATCGGGACCGGATGGTCGTTCTTGAAACCGTATTTGCAAGATAAGGAGAAGAAGGTGCTCATGATCGTGATCCCACTTCAGGTGGTTGCAAACATAGCGCAGGTTGTGATTGATGAAACAGGCCCATACGGTCAGGATTGGGTGACCTGGAAACAGGTGTTCTTGCTTGTTGACGTTGTATGTTGTTGCGCAGTGCTGTTCCCAATCGTTTGGTCCATCAAGAATTTGCGGGAGGCAGCAAGGACAGACGGGAAGGCTGCTGTGAATTTGATGAAGTTGACTTTGTTTAGGCAGTATTACATAGTGGTGATATGCTACATATACTTCACGCGGGTCGTGGTTTATGCACTGGAGACTATTACTTCATATAAGTATCTATGGACTAGCATTGTGGCAGGGGAGGTGGCTACACTGGCGTTCTATGTATTCACAGGGTACAAGTTCAAGCCTGAGGCTCACAATCCGTATTTCGTTATTGATGATGAGGAAGAGGAGGCTGCAGCCGAGCAAATGAAGCTGGATGATGAGTTTGAGTTGTGA
- the LOC140834665 gene encoding beta-carotene isomerase D27, chloroplastic produces MAVLSFQSVNMPSVGHCCSRRNSHCNGVSIIRCGIAEASGEPAPMGQKTKYNDGVFEKVFMTLFARKMSKFARGGSKETGWLDYDYDAFVDVSKRVMEGRSRQQQQQVVREVLLSMLPPGAPAQFRKLFPPTKWAAEFNAAITVPFFHWLVGPSEVVEVEVNGVKQKSGVHIKKCRYLENSGCVGMCVNMCKIPTQDFFTNEFGLPLTMTPNFEDMSCEMVYGQVPPPFVEDPASKQPCLVDFCSLANPNSSFCHKLKA; encoded by the exons ATGGCGGTTCTTAGCTTCCAATCTGTCAATATGCCATCTGTTGGCCACTGTTGTAGTCGAAGAAACAGTCATTGCAATGGCGTCAGCATAATTCGATGTGGGATTGCGGAGGCGTCAGGGGAACCGGCTCCCATGGGGCAGAAGACTAAGTACAACGACGGGGTATTTGAGAAGGTTTTTATGACCCTGTTTGCGCGGAAGATGTCGAAATTCGCCAGAGGTGGAAGCAAGGAAACGGGGTGGTTGGATTATGATTACGATGCGTTTGTTGATGTGTCGAAGAGAGTGATGGAAGGAAGGTCgcgccagcagcagcagcaagtGGTGAGAGAGGTGCTTCTTTCCATGCTTCCTCCTGGTGCACCTGCCCAA TTCAGAAAATTATTTCCACCAACGAAGTGGGCGGCAGAATTCAATGCAGCCATAACAGTACCCTTCTTCCACTGGTTAGTTGGTCCCTCTGAG GTTGTGGAAGTGGAAGTTAATGGAGTGAAGCAAAAAAGTGGAGTCCATATTAAGAAATGCAG GTACCTGGAGAACAGTGGGTGTGTCGGAATGTGTGTAAACATGTGTAAAATACCTACCCAAGATTTCTTCACCAACGAGTTCGGCCTTCCACTAACCATGACTCCTA ATTTTGAAGATATGAGTTGTGAGATGGTGTATGGACAAGTTCCACCGCCATTTGTGGAGGATCCAGCATCCAAACAACCTTGTCTCGTCGATTTCT GCTCCTTAGCGAATCCAAATTCCAGTTTCTGTCACAAACTGAAAGCATGA
- the LOC140834667 gene encoding probable serine/threonine-protein kinase PBL19, translating to MMKCLCFFFKENTKGAPRKSATKLRKSTASTSSNRSIADLRVFSVPELKEATNNFSKLLRIGEGGFGTVYKGTIKPQSGEGEPTTIVAIKKLDPQGWQGHKQWIAEIQYLGVLNHPNLVKLFGYCSSDGERGIQRLLVYEYMPNRSLEDHLFNKAMPTIPWVTRLRIILGAARGMAYLHEGLQIQVIYRDFKSSNVLLDEEFNAKLSDFGLAREGPTGDRSHVSTAPIGTRGYAAPEYIETGRLTIKSDVWSFGVVVYEIITGRRTLERNLPSAEQKLIEWVRQFPPHTKRFDMIMDQRLQNQYSPNSARTIAKLADSCLNKNPKDRPAMSQVVEILNQVVMQEESVTRNELTDH from the exons atgatgaagtgTCTGTGCTTTTTTTTCAAAGAAAACACCAAAGGTGCGCCTCGGAAATCAGCCACAAAGTTGAGAAAATCCACTGCGTCCACGTCATCGAATCGGAGCATCGCGGATTTAAGGGTATTTTCTGTTCCAGAGCTGAAGGAAGCGACCAACAATTTCAGCAAATTGCTCAGGATCGGGGAGGGTGGCTTCGGGACTGTGTACAAAGGTACGATCAAGCCGCAAAGTGGTGAGGGGGAACCCACTACTATTGTTGCCATCAAGAAACTCGATCCACAAGGTTGGCag GGCCACAAGCAGTGGATTGCAGAGATCCAATACCTCGGAGTTCTGAATCACCCTAATCTGGTAAAGCTTTTTGGATACTGTTCCTCTGATGGAGAAAGAGGAATCCAAAGATTATTAGTATACGAGTATATGCCTAATAGAAGCTTGGAGGATCATCTTTTCAACAAGGCAATGCCCACAATACCATGGGTTACTAGACTACGCATTATTCTCGGGGCAGCTCGAGGAATGGCTTATCTGCACGAAGGTTTGCAAATACAG GTGATATACAGGGACTTCAAGTCCTCGAACGTCCTGTTGGACGAGGAATTCAATGCCAAGCTTTCAGACTTTGGTCTTGCAAGAGAAGGCCCTACAGGGGACCGCTCTCATGTATCCACTGCGCCAATTGGGACACGCGGCTATGCAGCCCCAGAATATATAGAGACAGGACGTCTGACGATTAAGAGTGATGTATGGAGCTTTGGAGTCGTGGTTTATGAGATAATTACGGGAAGGCGGACATTGGAAAGAAACCTTCCATCGGCAGAGCAAAAGCTTATTGAATGGGTGAGACAGTTTCCACCCCATACAAAAAGGTTTGACATGATAATGGATCAACGACTACAAAATCAGTATTCCCCGAACTCTGCTAGAACCATTGCAAAATTGGCTGATAGCTGTCTCAACAAGAACCCGAAAGATCGGCCCGCGATGAGCCAAGTGGTGGAGATCTTGAATCAAGTTGTAATGCAAGAAGAATCAGTCACTAGAAATGAACTTACAGATCATTGA
- the LOC140834666 gene encoding uncharacterized protein: MEEKSVSLPSEAAEENNHDWQRVTYAKKQRKNQFVQNGSGALPEKGSVFKGLEKHSEERRRKLEAQRAAASIYDDDDDDKLQLRSRKNFGGDEDDEDNSDTDINATENNAAEANKKEKPKKLKKPKVTVAEAAAKIDDSDLAAFLSDISGSYEGQQDIQLMRFADYFGRAFLEVSTSQFPWLKLFRESAVAKIADVPVSYISEAVYKTSIDWINHFSYDALGTFVCWSFDGILAGLVTQLLGPKGSRKGVQPASSKSQVAIFLVLAMVLRRKPDVLLTVLPKFMQNSKYQGQDKLPFIIWMIVQACQGDLAVGLYLWAHHILPILGGKSGSNPQCRDLVLQLVERILAAPKARVVLVNNAVRKGERLIAPESLDLLLRLTFPASPARVKATERFEAIYPILKEVALTGSPGSKAMKQTSLQIQTLSVKAAGEGIPALAQEATSIFIWCLTQNLDCYKQWDKIYVENIEASVTVLRKLDEEWKIFSSKQSSLQALTETLKGFRQKNEIALTDDARQAFFKDADKYCKTILRRLSSGRGCVKTMAVTGVILAVGAAVFYPSLDVLDWNKLTVLLNAQQSF; encoded by the exons ATGGAAGAGAAATCAGTTTCACTCCCATCCGAAGCAGCAGAAGAGAATAATCATGACTGGCAGAGAGTCACATACGCCAAAAAACAGCGGAAGAATCAGTTTGTACAGAACGGATCTGGTGCTTTACCTGAAAAAGGTAGCGTTTTTAAGGGCCTGGAGAAGCACTCGGAGGAACGTCGCCGGAAATTGGAGGCACAGCGCGCCGCTGCCTCGATTTACGATGACGATGACGATGATAAGCTACAGTTGAGATCGAGGAAGAATTTCGGAGGAGATGAAGATGATGAGGATAACAGCGATACTGATATTAATGCGACAGAGAATAATGCCGCGGAGGCCAATAAGAAGGAGAAGCCGAAGAAGCTTAAAAAGCCTAAGGTGACGGTGGCGGAGGCCGCTGCCAAGATCGACGATTCTGATCTTGCAGCTTTTCTTTCCGATATTTCG GGATCGTACGAAGGGCAGCAAGACATACAATTGATGAGGTTTGCCGATTATTTTGGGCGTGCATTTTTGGAGGTCAGCACATCACAGTTCCCTTGGCTGAAGCTGTTTAGAGAATCTGCGGTGGCGAAAATCGCTGAC GTACCAGTTTCTTACATTTCTGAAGCTGTTTACAAGACCTCGATTGACTGGATCAATCATTTCTCCTATGATGCTTTAGGGACCTTTGTGTGCTGGTCATTTGACGGAATTCTCGCTGGCTTGGTAACCCAATTGTTGGGGCCTAAGGGCTCAAGGAAAGGAGTGCAGCCAGCATCCTCAAAGTCTCAG GTTGCCATATTTTTAGTATTAGCAATGGTATTAAGGCGGAAGCCTGATGTACTACTAACTGTATTACCAAAATTCATGCAAAATTCGAAATATCAAGGACAAGATAAGCTTCCATTTATTATATGGATGATTGTTCAG GCCTGTCAAGGAGATCTGGCTGTTGGATTGTACCTATGGGCACATCATATTTTACCAATTCTTGGAGGAAAATCAGGGTCTAACCCACAGTGTAGGGACTTGGTTTTGCAGCTAGTTGAAAG GATACTGGCTGCACCTAAAGCTCGCGTTGTATTAGTGAACAATGCTGTCAGAAAAGGGGAGCGCTTGATAGCACCGGAATCACTGGACCTTCTGTTACGTTTAACATTTCCTGCTTCTCCTGCACGAGTTAAG GCTACTGAAAGATTTGAGGCAATCTACCCCATTCTAAAAGAGGTTGCTCTTACTGGTTCTCCTGGAAGCAAAGCCATGAAGCAGACCTCGCTGCAGATACAAACTCTCTCTGTGAAAGCGGCAGGAGAAG GAATTCCAGCACTGGCTCAGGAAGCAACAAGCATCTTCATCTGGTGTTTGACTCAGAATCTTGATTGCTACAAGCAGTGG GACAAGATTTACGTTGAAAACATAGAGGCCAGTGTTACTGTCTTGAGGAAGCTTGATGAGGAGTGGAAGATTTTTTCTTCTAAACAGTCTTCTCTTCAAGCACTCACCGAAACTTTGAAAGGTTTCAGACAGAAG AATGAAATAGCATTGACTGATGATGCTCGCCAAGCTTTCTTCAAGGATGCAGATAAATAttgtaagacaatattacgAAGGCTATCAAGTGGCCGTGGTTGTGTGAAAACCATGGCTGTTACTGGTGTGATACTAGCTGTGGGAGCCGCCGTTTTTTATCCAAGCTTGGATGTGTTGGATTGGAACAAGTTAACCGTCCTATTGAACGCCCAGCAATCCTTCTGA